The DNA region CCAATAAATGGAATAAAAGCCTACAGCTATACATATCTCTGATAGTACATATTGTGAAAAGGACCTGAGAATTCTGAGGAAAGTACCTTCTTTTAATAAGAGTCCTGAGGAAAGTACCTTGTGATTTGCATGATAGATGTAAAGTACTTCCAGTAGAATTACCTTTCGTAAAGTAACTAAAAAAGCGAGGACAAGTTTCTTCTTTACAAACATTGATTCCTCATATGCATAACTTTTATGTGTACCAGTTTTTTAGTCTAACCTGAAATTTGCTATTCTAATATAGTGTTTTTGTTTCCTTTTTGATAGAAAGCTGTAATTCTTTTGTTTTATACAGGACGCTGCTGGTGAAATTGCTGCAGAATTACAGGGGACTCCGGACTTCATAATTGGAAACTACAGTGATGGAAATCTTGTGGCATCGTTGCTGTCTTACAAAATGGGAATTACCCAGGTATGCGTTGCTAATTTTACTTGTGGTATTGCACTTGTTTCTTTACTAATTATATGGGCACATTCCTTGCAGTGCAATATTGCTCATGCTCTGGAAAAGACAAAATATCCAGATTCAGACATATACTGGAAGAAGTTCGATGAGAAGTATCATTTCTCTTGTCAGTTCACCGCTGATATAATCGCTATGAACAATGCTGATTTTATTATCACCAGCACATACCAAGAAATTGCTGGAAGGTTTTCTTCTCTGTCCTGTTAGCCGTTGTAATTGATTTTGTGACTTAAGAAGCATACTGAaccatgcacacacatgcaactTTTATACTATTCTTTTAAACAAACTAATGTGCTAATGTTAAGATACTGCATTGGTTGTAACCGGGGTAGGATGTGCAAATGTACAATCCGAGCTTTTCATGAATTAATCTTGCATGGGTTCTGATTACATATGGATATCATTTCCTAGAATGTGCTCATACTTATTTTAATCTTTTTTGTTTCTTTCTCAGCAAAAACACTGTTGGACAGTATGAGAGCCACACAGCTTTTACTCTTCCTGGTCTGTACCGTGTTGTCCATGGGATTGATGTCTTTGATCCAAAGTTCAATATAGTCTCTCCTGGAGCGGACATGTCCATATATTTTCCACACACAGAGAAGGCCAAGCGGCTCACTTCTCTTCATGGTTCAATCGAAAGTTTGATTTATGATCCAGAGCAAAATGATGAACACATGTGAGTACTTTATGTTACCTTGGTCCTCTTTTGAGGTTCTTTAATTAAGGAGTTGATGTGTAATTGTGTATGTTTTTTGCAATACATCTCTAATTTGGTCTCTAAATTCATTGCTGATGATATGGTTACTGCTTTGGGTCGTTTTGAGATTTATTTTGCGTTATGATGTATTTGACACGATTTTTATTTGGTGGGATTGTAGATACCGGTGACATGTCTCTCTTTGATTGTTTCTGACGAAGACAATTGTTCCTCTAATTTGCAGTGGGCATCTGGATGACCGATCAAAACCCATTCTCTTCTCCATGGCAAGACTTGACAGAGTGAAGAACATAACAGGTTTGGTTGAAGCATTTGCCAAATGCTCTAAGCTGAGAGAGCTGGTAAACCttgttgtcgttgctgggtatAATGATGTAAAGAAGTCCAAGGACAGAGAAGAGATCGCAGAGATAGAGAAGATGCACGAACTTATTAAAAACTACAACTTGTTCGGGCAGTTCCGTTGGATCTCTGCTCAGACAAACAGGGCCCGCAATGGCGAGCTCTATCGCTACATAGCTGATACTCATGGTGCCTTTGTACAGGTAGGTTCTGAACTTTACAACTTGGTGTCTCTACAGATGAAATACGGATGGTTCAGGTGGCTTACATACTGACTTGAAACATATCATGCTAACTGCAGCCAGCCTTTTATGAAGCGTTTGGTCTCACTGTCGTGGAGGCCATGACCTGTGGGCTTCCTACTTTCGCGACACTCCATGGAGGGCCAGCTGAGATTATTGAGCATGGCATCTCAGGCTTCCACATTGACCCGTACCATCCTGATCAGGCTGCTAATCTGATAGCTGATTTCTTCGAACGGTGCAAGCAAGACCCCAACCACTGGGTGAAAGTATCTGAAGCAGGACTTCAGCGCATATATGAAAAGTCAGTCCTGCCAATCCGGTTTAGTCGGCATGAGTGCATGCCTTCCTTTTCACATGGTCTCTTTGTCTGATGTTTGTTTTCGTTCGGGCGTGTACTAGGTACACATGGAAGATTTACTCTGAGAGGCTAATGACATTGGCTGGGGTCTACGGTTTCTGGAAGTACGTGTCGAAGCTCGAGAGGCGGGAAACAAGGCGCTACCTTGAGATGTTCTACATATTGAAGTTCCGCGAGCTGGTATGCTCTGTTCCCAAATCTGTTTGCTCACAATATATAAGATGAAATTGTGTTGCAAAATGTTAGAAATGATATATGCCGTTCCAACAAGATTAGA from Panicum hallii strain FIL2 chromosome 9, PHallii_v3.1, whole genome shotgun sequence includes:
- the LOC112874627 gene encoding sucrose synthase 4, giving the protein MSAPKLDRNLSIRDRVEDTLHAHRNELVALLSKYVNKGKGILQPHHILDALDEVHGSGGGALAEGPFLDVLRSAQEAIVLPPFVAIAVRPRPGVWEYVRLNVHELSVEQLTIPEYLRFKEELVDGQHNDPYMLELDFEPFNVSVPRPNRSSSIGNGVQFLNRHLSSIMFRNRDCLEPLLDFLRGHRHKGHVMMLNDRIQSLGRLQSVLTKAEDYLSKLPADTPYSQFAYKFQEWGLEKGWGDTAEHVLEMIHLLLDILQAPDPSTLETFLGRIPMIFNVVVVSPHGYFGQANVLGLPDTGGQIVYILDQVRALENEMVLRLKKQGLDVTPKILIVTRLIPDAKGTSCNQRLERISGTQHTYILRVPFRNENGVLKKWISRFDVWPYLERFAEDAAGEIAAELQGTPDFIIGNYSDGNLVASLLSYKMGITQCNIAHALEKTKYPDSDIYWKKFDEKYHFSCQFTADIIAMNNADFIITSTYQEIAGSKNTVGQYESHTAFTLPGLYRVVHGIDVFDPKFNIVSPGADMSIYFPHTEKAKRLTSLHGSIESLIYDPEQNDEHIGHLDDRSKPILFSMARLDRVKNITGLVEAFAKCSKLRELVNLVVVAGYNDVKKSKDREEIAEIEKMHELIKNYNLFGQFRWISAQTNRARNGELYRYIADTHGAFVQPAFYEAFGLTVVEAMTCGLPTFATLHGGPAEIIEHGISGFHIDPYHPDQAANLIADFFERCKQDPNHWVKVSEAGLQRIYEKYTWKIYSERLMTLAGVYGFWKYVSKLERRETRRYLEMFYILKFRELVKTVPLAVDQAQ